The following is a genomic window from Colletotrichum lupini chromosome 5, complete sequence.
TCCTCCGACCCCGAGGGCCCCGCCGAGTCCCTCTTCCAGAAGCCCTACTTCCAGCTCCTCCACGACGCCCTGAGGGAGGGCGGTGTCATCACTACCCAAGGTTGTACGTTCCCATTTGTTCAGGAATATCGAGCGGAATCAAGGAAGTCTCGGGTCTCTGAAGAAAAGACAAGACAACGCCGCAGACACCACTACTACCGAGTAGCGTTGCCTGCTTCTTCATCTTTCTTTGGGCCTGTCCTCGATTCTCCCTACGAGATACCGGTATAATGCCCAGTGGCATGCCGGTGAGACTGGGTTGTGTGAACCTGGATACGCTTTGAACTCTCCTTTGTCTACTCTTTCAAAGTGTTGCGCCTACTCGAGACTGTTATCCTCCTTCCTCCCCCTTTTCTGTCGGCGCTCATTCAGCCTGACTCTCTGTCGGAAGGCGCTCCTGATTCTTAATTCTTGACGACTCTACTGTTAAATCTAGAGACCAGGACCAGCTAACAGCATACACCAAACAGCCGAGAACCAGTGGCTCCACATGCCCCTCATCTCCAAGCTCAAGAAGGACTGCAAGGAGATCTTCCCCGTCGCCGAGTACGCCTACACCACCATCCCCACCTACCCCAGCGGCCAGATCGGCTTCATGGTCTGCACCAAGGACGCCGGCCGCAACGTCAAGGAGCCCCTCCGCAAGTGGTccgccgaggaggaggagaagctgTGCAAGTACTACAACGCCGACATCCACAAGGCCGCGTTCGTCCTGCCCAACTTTGCCAAGAAGGCTCTCGAGTAAATGCTGCGTGCGTGTGAATATAACGCAAACCACGAAAAGACATGGATTCATGAACTCATGGGGAGAATGTTTGGCGGGAATGTCAATAGATGGGAACCcaaaaaaaagtttttagtCGTAAGACGCAGAGGTTGACTCTAGCGTTGCTCAATATATTTTGTTGAGTCCAATATGTTCTGCCCTGTAACCAACATCACAAGTGATTCTATGTTGAGATAACTCCGTGTCCCTTCCGTCGGGTGCCTGTTGTCGCCAACTCCGTGTAAATCTTTTTGCTCCTTTTCTCGTCCAATGCCATGAGTAATCCGCAtcttctcttcctctctctctctctctctctctctctctctctctctcatccGCAGACGATTTCCGTTCCTCTCTTTTGATCCCATGAGACTCCCGCCCCAACTCATCATTTCCCTTCTTTCACCCTCTTACCACCCTCTTCATTCTAATCACTTCATCCAATCTCCCCGTCTTCATCctcatcttcttcttcatccTCATCCTTATCCTCATCTTCACCTCCCTCTTCACCCTGTATCTTCATCTCCTCTCCTACCAATCACAACCCCCCGCAAGCAACCCAGCAAGCCTCTCCAACCAAACCCGATCAACCTCATCGAACCCATCTCTCTCCGCACAGTCCACGTCAATAATCGCCACCAACTTGTCCTCGACGACGATCGGCACGACGACCTCGCTCCTGCTATCCCCATCACACGCAATGTGCCCCGGAAAGGCGTCGACGTCGGCCACGAGCTGGGTCTGGCgcgtggcggcggcggcgccgcaGACGCCGCGGCCAAAGGGGATCTGTTGGCAGGCGACTTTGCCCATGAAGGGGCCCAGGATGAGGGATCGTTTGGCGGAGGAGGGCGAGGTCGAGGTGGAAGGGTCGAGGACGTAGAAACCTGCCCAGTTTACTGCGTTTGAGGGGGCGGGGAGGGAGTGGTATGCGTGCCAGAGGAGGGAGGCCGTGTTTGCGAGGTTGCTGTCGATGTAGGAATGTGAGGTTAGTCTCTTTTGGTTTTTCCTCACGCTTTGTATCACGTCCCGGAAATGAGGACGAGGATGGGAGAACGGCCTTGCTAGGGGTCGAATGTTTAGACTTACGCAACCTATGAGAAAGTTAGCCTGAGATTCTAGTCGAGTATGATGGTACTGCAATGTGTATGAGTTTGAAGAGATGAGGGATCAGATGGAGAGGTTGAGAGAATATGTATGAGAGGTGCGGACTATGTGAATACGGGAGTGgaaataaataggcttacccAGTTTCTTTGGCCGTCGAGGAGGCCTTCGGCTTGGATGAGGACCTGCTCATAGGCCTCCTCCTTCGTCACGCCATTGGCGAAGTTTGAGGCGTCGGCGTGGACCTGTCGGTTTCACACTCGTCAGTATACACCGACAGAGTAAGGTGAGGTAGGGCTGAGTAGATTTTGGTAGTGCGCTCAAGGGATATAAGATGTGCTCACCATTATTGCCGGAAGATCTACGGTATTGAGTACAAATGAGAGTGCGGGGATAAGCCAAGCTCAAAGCTATCTTCCCTGGGTAAAGTAGGTAGGGAAGTCGAGGCTAGGTTGGTGAGTCAATATGACCAAGCATAGATGGGTTGTTGAGTTGAGACGGGAAATTGTGTGTTGAAATCCTCTGGTCCAATCACGTCATTTCCTTCTCGGTGAGCTACACCTCCACACCTCGGTGAGTCCAATTTCCTCTCCCTTCGGACCCGAGTTTTTTTGTCAGCAAcccaagaaaaaaaaaaagtgttACATTCCCGCCCCGGCCCTAAAGGTCTTTGATGGAGAAGACGGAGGAATCGAGGTGCCACCGGCCGGCTCCGAGTGGAGAAGGTCTGCCTTTCGCACTTGAAGAGTTCCGAGAAATGGTCTTTTTCAGGTCCGATCCCGTTTTGTCGCTCTCCGATCGCTGGGTATCTATCCCGCTCAGAAACCGAGCGTGCCGACTCCCATGACGGCTACGGGAATGGAAGGGTAGCACAGCACCACGCTAATATGCTCGTGTATGGTGAGGAAGCTACGTGGTTGGCGCAGACCGGCTACGCGGGCGGGCGGGCGGGCGGCGGGATATCTAGGTATAGATCGATCGACATGCATGCGCGAGGGAAACGTGATGTTGAAGCGAGCCGAGGAGCAGCCATTCCCGGTTGATCATTGTGATTTGTTCTCAGAGTACGAACGTCCCCTACAAGCCTAGTAGACTGTAGTATCCAAGCTTGCTGAGGTAGGAATCTAGGTCGGAGGTCGGATTCGGATGAAACTCCGTCCATGATTTCATTCTCCGCTGACCCCGCGTGCGCGCTGGTGTGACAGCTCCCTTTTGCAACGTCAGTTTAGTTGAGCTGAGGTTAGCTCTGCAGGAGCTTGAGGTGTTTTAGGACCTGAGGTAGTCTCTATGGAATATAGAGATAACGTCCTTCCCGCCTTGGTCTCTACTCTTCCTTTCACTGCGTCAAACATTGCGGGCACCTTCGTTTTTCGTACATTTAGTCGACTGGCAATTGACCCTCCGGCCTACACCAGAAGGTGTCGCATCAAGGGAGAGCTCAAATCTACCCAACGCCTATCTCACCCCGTCCATAAGGCAGGCAGCTTTCCCCCGAATAACCAAAAACTTGACCTCTCCACTCTCCGCCAATTGAGCAGCACATCCAACTTACTACATGGACACAATGTCGTCGGAACCGCGACAACACCAGGCCCCCCGCTTCTGCGCCGACTGCTTCAAGGGCACACTCCGCGGCGACACCGAGCTCAAGGGCACCGTGGAGACCGTCTACGGCCTGCCGACGTACGTCGCGCGCCCGGAGCCGGGCCGCGGCGAGCCCGCGGGCGTCGTCGTGATTTTGCCGGACGCAATGGGCTGGGAGCTGCAGAATACGCGCGCGCTGGCGGATGCGTATGCGAATAGGATCCCGGCGGTTGTGCTGCTTCCTGAGTTGATGAATGGTGAGTTTTTGTGAGAAGGGTCATTCTTTCTTTCGTTGGGTAGTTTTGCTTTGTGGGACTGCCTTTGGCTTCTACGTTGTAATTACTCGTCCTTGGCCTGACTGTCTTGGTGATCGGTGTGATGTCCCGGGCGAGCAGGCAGAGAAGGAAACGGGTGGGACATCGTGATGCTCAGGCCGCAATGTCGTGAACTCTCATGCGCGCATCTATGTCACGAACCCACTGACACCACGTGTAACCCAAAAGGCTACGCCATCCCAGCGACCGCACTCGCCATGACCGACAAAATGGAGGCCGAAAAGTCGTGGTGGAGAAAATACTTCGTCATCGCGCCCGTCATGGTCGCGACGATGCTGCGCTACCTCATCCCCCTCGTCGTCGCCACCCGCTCCAGCGTCGTCGTCCCGCGCGTAGAGAACTACCTCCGCGCCGTCCGCCTCTCGCCGCCGTCTCCCCTCCCTCCCCGTCCGTCCACCTCAACGTCCTCCTCCGCCGGTGAGGCATCCGCCAGGAAAGATACCAAAATCGGCGTCGCGGGCTTCTGCTGGGGCGGAAAGTTCACCGTCCTGCTCTCCCAGCTCGCCGCGGGACCGTTTGGCGGTGAGAGGCTCATCGACTGCGGGTTCACGGCGCACCCGAGCTTCCTCGCGTTGCCGGGCGACCTGGAGAAGGTGGTGCTGCCGCTGAGCGTGGCGAACGGGGACGACGACATGATGATGCCGCGGGCGCGGATGGCGGAGGCCAAGAGCGTGCTGGGGAAGAAGGGGGAGGACTTTGAGATTGTGGAGTACGTCGGTGCCACGCA
Proteins encoded in this region:
- a CDS encoding dienelactone hydrolase, with translation MSSEPRQHQAPRFCADCFKGTLRGDTELKGTVETVYGLPTYVARPEPGRGEPAGVVVILPDAMGWELQNTRALADAYANRIPAVVLLPELMNGYAIPATALAMTDKMEAEKSWWRKYFVIAPVMVATMLRYLIPLVVATRSSVVVPRVENYLRAVRLSPPSPLPPRPSTSTSSSAGEASARKDTKIGVAGFCWGGKFTVLLSQLAAGPFGGERLIDCGFTAHPSFLALPGDLEKVVLPLSVANGDDDMMMPRARMAEAKSVLGKKGEDFEIVEYVGATHGFAVRGNPSDQRQAEFGMRAEDQAVGWFRRWFGLGA
- a CDS encoding GAF domain-containing protein, which translates into the protein MGVGTLVRKADLLHSEPAGGTSIPPSSPSKTFRAGAGMERKLDSPRCGGVAHREGNDVIGPEDFNTQFPVHADASNFANGVTKEEAYEQVLIQAEGLLDGQRNWYHHTRLESQANFLIGCVSLNIRPLARPFSHPRPHFRDVIQSVRKNQKRLTSHSYIDSNLANTASLLWHAYHSLPAPSNAVNWAGFYVLDPSTSTSPSSAKRSLILGPFMGKVACQQIPFGRGVCGAAAATRQTQLVADVDAFPGHIACDGDSRSEVVVPIVVEDKLVAIIDVDCAERDGFDEVDRGEEGGEDEDKDEDEEEDEDEDGEIG